From the genome of Parazoarcus communis, one region includes:
- the dsbD gene encoding protein-disulfide reductase DsbD, translating to MQRLLILLALLASLFSLPGQAADPIEPEKAFAMTARALDRQTVEVVFDVAPDYYLYGSKFRFDAEPASVVLGEPDRPPGKIKQDEFFGEVETYRGELRILLPVTAPADVERFVLHVSSQGCWDGGICYPPTPQSADIDLTTSAAPAGNSLLQRALDQAPKAASTLAATTSGAAPAVSGDESGRIAGLLRNASIPLVLASFFGFGLLLAFTPCTFPMIPILSGIIVGHGHHISRGRAFMLSLAYVLGMAVTYAAAGVAAGLTGTLLSAALQNVWVLSSFALVFVALSLSMFGFYELQLPSSLQSKLADTASHNKGGHLGGVAVMGVLSALIVGPCVAAPLAGALLYIAQTGDAVLGGGALFVMALGMGMPLLAVGLAARSVLPRTGPWMEGVKKAFGVLLLAVAVWMLMPVLPALASMLAWAALLLFSGIFLHAIDPLPPGAKGWQRFWKGVGVMLLISGAAMLVGAMAGSRDPLQPLAVLRAEAAATNPAPAFEKVGSIAELDARLAATDRPVMLDFYADWCVSCKEMERYTFSDPQVAGRMSQMLLLKADVTDNNDEHKALLKRFGLFGPPGIIFFDPAGKERDGLRVVGFMPAQAFAEVLDRAR from the coding sequence ATGCAACGTCTGCTGATCCTGCTCGCCCTGCTGGCGAGCCTGTTTTCCCTGCCCGGCCAGGCGGCCGACCCCATCGAGCCGGAAAAGGCCTTTGCGATGACGGCCCGTGCGCTCGACCGGCAAACGGTCGAGGTCGTGTTCGACGTGGCGCCCGACTATTACCTGTACGGCAGCAAGTTCCGTTTCGACGCCGAGCCCGCGAGCGTGGTGCTGGGCGAACCCGACCGCCCGCCCGGCAAGATCAAGCAGGACGAGTTTTTCGGCGAAGTCGAAACCTATCGCGGTGAGCTGCGCATCCTGCTGCCGGTCACCGCGCCGGCCGACGTCGAGCGCTTCGTACTGCATGTCAGCAGCCAGGGCTGCTGGGACGGCGGCATCTGCTATCCGCCCACCCCGCAATCAGCCGACATCGACCTCACCACAAGCGCGGCACCGGCCGGCAACAGCCTGCTGCAGCGTGCGCTCGACCAGGCGCCGAAGGCAGCGTCGACACTGGCCGCAACGACATCCGGCGCAGCACCTGCGGTCAGCGGCGACGAGAGCGGCCGCATCGCCGGCCTGCTCAGGAATGCAAGCATCCCGCTGGTGCTGGCGAGCTTCTTCGGCTTTGGGCTGCTGCTGGCCTTCACCCCCTGCACCTTCCCGATGATCCCCATCCTGTCGGGCATCATCGTCGGTCACGGTCACCACATCTCGCGCGGCCGCGCCTTCATGCTTTCGCTCGCCTACGTGCTGGGCATGGCCGTCACCTATGCCGCTGCCGGCGTGGCCGCCGGCCTTACCGGCACATTGCTGTCGGCCGCGCTGCAGAACGTCTGGGTGCTGTCGAGCTTTGCGCTGGTGTTCGTTGCGCTGTCGCTGTCCATGTTCGGCTTCTACGAACTGCAACTGCCATCGTCGCTGCAGAGCAAGCTGGCCGATACCGCCAGTCACAACAAGGGTGGCCACCTCGGTGGGGTGGCGGTGATGGGCGTACTCTCGGCACTGATCGTCGGCCCCTGCGTCGCCGCACCGCTGGCCGGAGCCCTGCTCTACATCGCGCAGACGGGCGATGCGGTGCTCGGCGGCGGCGCGCTGTTCGTGATGGCGCTCGGCATGGGCATGCCGCTCCTCGCCGTGGGTCTCGCTGCACGTTCGGTCCTGCCCAGGACGGGGCCCTGGATGGAAGGCGTCAAGAAGGCCTTCGGCGTACTCCTGCTGGCGGTTGCGGTGTGGATGCTGATGCCGGTGCTGCCCGCACTGGCCAGCATGCTTGCGTGGGCCGCACTGCTCCTGTTCTCGGGCATTTTCCTGCACGCCATCGACCCCCTGCCGCCCGGCGCCAAGGGCTGGCAGCGCTTCTGGAAGGGCGTGGGCGTGATGCTGCTGATCAGTGGCGCTGCCATGCTGGTGGGCGCCATGGCGGGTTCGCGCGATCCGCTGCAGCCGCTGGCCGTCCTCCGCGCCGAAGCCGCCGCCACCAACCCCGCACCGGCCTTCGAGAAGGTCGGGTCGATTGCCGAACTCGACGCCCGCCTTGCCGCCACAGACCGTCCGGTGATGCTCGACTTCTACGCCGACTGGTGCGTCTCGTGCAAGGAGATGGAGCGCTACACCTTCTCCGACCCGCAGGTGGCCGGACGCATGAGCCAGATGCTGCTGCTCAAGGCCGACGTCACCGACAACAACGACGAACACAAGGCGCTGCTCAAGCGCTTCGGCCTGTTCGGCCCTCCCGGCATCATCTTTTTCGATCCCGCAGGCAAGGAGCGTGATGGCCTGCGTGTGGTCGGATTCATGCCGGCACAGGCGTTTGCCGAAGTGCTCGACCGCGCCCGCTGA
- the ribBA gene encoding bifunctional 3,4-dihydroxy-2-butanone-4-phosphate synthase/GTP cyclohydrolase II has translation MSALAPISDIIAEIKAGRMVILVDEEDRENEGDLVMAAEFVTPEAINFMARFGRGLICLTLTEERCRQLGLQQMVRDNRTPHGTAFTTSIEAATGVTTGISAHDRARTVQVAVARHATPDDIVMPGHIFPLTAQKGGVLIRAGHTEAGCDLAHLAGVEPASVICEILKDDGTMARLPDLIEFAKEHGLKIGAIRDLIEYRAANEHLVEKVTEKEVETAHGTFLLSAFEDKTSGDVHFALSRGDIRPENETLVRVHEPISVVDFLDPESNRHSFPVNHSLARLAAADAGVIVLLYRPQSGRELLAGLTGTADRPVKWDARLFGVGAQILRALNVGKMRLLSNPRKIPSMTGFGLEITGFVDQD, from the coding sequence ATGAGCGCACTCGCTCCGATTTCCGACATCATCGCCGAGATCAAGGCCGGCCGGATGGTGATCCTGGTCGACGAAGAGGACCGCGAGAACGAGGGTGACCTCGTGATGGCAGCCGAGTTCGTCACCCCCGAGGCCATCAACTTCATGGCCCGTTTCGGTCGTGGCCTGATCTGCCTCACCCTCACCGAAGAGCGCTGCCGCCAGCTCGGCCTGCAGCAGATGGTGCGCGACAACCGCACCCCGCACGGCACCGCCTTCACCACCTCGATCGAAGCCGCCACCGGCGTCACCACCGGCATTTCGGCCCATGACCGCGCCCGCACCGTGCAGGTCGCCGTGGCCCGCCATGCCACGCCGGACGATATCGTGATGCCGGGCCACATCTTCCCGCTCACCGCCCAGAAGGGCGGCGTGCTCATCCGTGCCGGCCACACCGAAGCCGGCTGCGACCTCGCCCACCTCGCGGGCGTCGAACCCGCATCGGTGATCTGCGAGATCCTCAAGGACGACGGCACCATGGCCCGCCTGCCGGACCTGATCGAGTTCGCCAAGGAGCACGGTCTCAAGATCGGTGCCATCCGCGACCTGATCGAGTACCGCGCAGCAAACGAGCACCTGGTGGAAAAAGTCACCGAGAAGGAAGTCGAGACCGCGCACGGCACCTTCCTGCTCTCCGCCTTCGAGGACAAGACCTCCGGCGACGTGCATTTCGCCCTGTCGCGCGGTGACATCCGTCCCGAGAACGAGACCCTGGTGCGGGTGCACGAGCCGATCTCGGTCGTGGACTTTCTCGACCCCGAAAGCAATCGTCACAGCTTCCCGGTCAATCACTCGCTGGCACGGCTTGCTGCGGCCGACGCCGGCGTGATCGTGCTGCTTTACCGCCCCCAGTCCGGTCGCGAACTGCTGGCGGGCCTGACCGGTACCGCGGACCGTCCGGTGAAATGGGATGCCCGCCTGTTCGGCGTGGGCGCGCAGATTCTGCGTGCGCTCAATGTCGGCAAGATGCGGCTGCTATCGAACCCGCGCAAGATTCCGAGCATGACCGGCTTCGGCCTCGAGATCACGGGTTTCGTCGACCAGGACTGA
- a CDS encoding riboflavin synthase, with translation MFSGIVAAVGRIEHIEALADGVRLTVDTRGLDLEDVIVGDSIANSGVCLTVIARDGAKVKFDVSRETLNCTVGLDQAGGEVNLEKALRMADRLGGHLVTGHVDGVGEVVKFEPVGESHELVIRAPAAIAGYIAKKGSITVNGVSLTVNRVEHRDFSINLIPHTVEVTNLKHLKAGSRVNLEIDLIARYVERMLAWRTEEEQAQQA, from the coding sequence ATGTTCTCAGGCATCGTCGCGGCAGTCGGCCGCATTGAACACATCGAAGCCCTCGCTGACGGCGTGCGGCTGACCGTAGACACCCGCGGACTCGACCTGGAAGACGTGATTGTCGGTGACAGCATCGCCAACAGTGGCGTGTGCCTCACCGTAATCGCGCGCGATGGCGCCAAGGTGAAGTTCGACGTTTCGCGCGAGACGCTGAACTGCACCGTGGGGCTGGATCAGGCCGGTGGCGAGGTGAACCTGGAGAAGGCGCTGCGCATGGCCGACCGCCTTGGCGGTCACCTGGTAACCGGCCACGTCGATGGCGTGGGCGAAGTGGTGAAGTTCGAGCCGGTCGGCGAAAGCCACGAGCTCGTGATCCGCGCGCCGGCTGCGATTGCCGGCTACATCGCCAAAAAGGGCTCGATCACGGTCAATGGCGTCAGCCTGACCGTCAACCGGGTCGAACATCGTGATTTCTCGATCAACCTGATTCCGCACACGGTCGAGGTGACCAACCTCAAGCACCTGAAGGCCGGAAGCCGGGTCAATCTGGAAATCGACCTCATTGCCCGCTACGTCGAGCGCATGCTCGCCTGGCGCACCGAAGAAGAGCAGGCGCAACAAGCCTGA
- a CDS encoding DEAD/DEAH box helicase, translating into MTFQSLGLADELIKAVEQTGYTIPTPVQMQAIPAAISGSDLLVSSHTGSGKTAAFTLPSLHKLIDRRPAPGAGPRVLVLTPTRELAQQVEKAVQTYGKALRWLNTACLVGGAPFFAQVKQLQRPVDVVVATPGRLLDHLNRRKIKLSDVEVLILDEADRMLDMGFAEDIDAIVAATPAQRQTLLFSATLDGVVGRMAERMTRNPQRIEIEVAKEDRGQIEQRLMFADDMGHKSRLLEALLGHDGLQQAVVFTATKRSADELSLSLQEKGFSAAALHGDMHQTQRNRTLDRLRQGRIGVLVATDVAARGIDVAGISHVINFDPPRQAEDYVHRIGRTGRAGRDGIAITLSGPRETGLIRAIERFTGDRLEVHTIPGMEPSPRKPSGPRPAGAGNGRRFGNGGGYGRPAAGNGERRGSGGGGGFGGRDGHPSSRSERSHGDRRDRTSRG; encoded by the coding sequence ATGACATTTCAGAGCCTCGGCCTCGCCGACGAACTCATCAAAGCCGTTGAGCAAACCGGTTACACCATCCCGACCCCGGTGCAGATGCAGGCCATTCCCGCCGCCATCTCCGGTTCGGACCTCCTGGTGTCCAGCCACACCGGTAGCGGCAAGACCGCAGCCTTCACGCTGCCGTCGCTGCACAAGCTCATCGACCGTCGTCCGGCGCCTGGTGCAGGTCCGCGCGTTCTGGTGCTGACGCCCACTCGCGAACTTGCCCAGCAGGTCGAGAAAGCGGTGCAGACCTACGGCAAGGCACTGCGCTGGCTCAACACCGCCTGCCTCGTTGGTGGCGCGCCCTTCTTTGCCCAGGTCAAGCAACTGCAGCGTCCGGTTGACGTTGTCGTCGCCACGCCGGGCCGTCTGCTCGATCACCTGAACCGTCGCAAGATCAAGCTCTCCGACGTTGAAGTGCTGATCCTCGACGAAGCCGACCGCATGCTCGACATGGGCTTCGCCGAAGACATCGACGCTATCGTTGCAGCAACCCCGGCCCAGCGCCAGACCCTGCTGTTCTCGGCAACGCTTGATGGCGTGGTCGGTCGCATGGCCGAGCGCATGACGCGCAACCCGCAGCGCATCGAGATCGAAGTCGCCAAGGAAGACCGCGGCCAGATCGAGCAGCGCCTGATGTTCGCCGATGACATGGGTCACAAGAGCCGTCTGCTCGAGGCCCTGCTGGGTCACGACGGCCTGCAGCAGGCCGTGGTGTTTACCGCGACCAAGCGCAGCGCCGACGAGCTGTCGCTGAGCCTCCAGGAAAAGGGCTTCTCGGCCGCAGCGCTGCATGGCGACATGCACCAGACCCAGCGTAACCGTACCCTCGACCGTCTGCGCCAGGGCCGCATCGGCGTGCTGGTCGCAACCGACGTTGCCGCGCGCGGTATCGACGTTGCCGGCATCAGCCACGTGATCAACTTCGATCCCCCGCGTCAGGCAGAAGACTATGTGCACCGTATCGGCCGTACCGGTCGTGCCGGTCGTGACGGTATCGCGATCACCCTGTCGGGCCCGCGTGAAACCGGCCTGATCCGTGCGATCGAGCGCTTCACCGGTGACCGTCTTGAAGTGCACACCATTCCCGGCATGGAGCCGTCGCCGCGCAAGCCTTCGGGCCCGCGTCCGGCAGGTGCAGGCAATGGTCGTCGCTTCGGTAATGGCGGTGGCTACGGCCGTCCGGCAGCCGGCAACGGCGAACGCCGTGGCTCGGGTGGTGGCGGCGGTTTTGGTGGCCGCGACGGTCATCCGTCGAGCCGCAGCGAGCGCAGCCATGGCGATCGCCGTGACCGCACTTCGCGCGGCTAA
- the nusB gene encoding transcription antitermination factor NusB translates to MSKMARRRARELALQGVYQWLLSGNSMTSVQKHLEADTENLDKVDRELFVSLLHGTLENVESLQASFAKLIHRPVNELSPIEHAILLMGAHELRHNLETPYRVVINEAIELAKGFGGTDGHRFVNGVLDKLAANIRPEEVEAARAAKG, encoded by the coding sequence ATGAGCAAGATGGCCCGTCGTCGCGCACGCGAGCTTGCACTGCAAGGCGTGTACCAGTGGCTGCTGTCGGGAAACTCGATGACCTCGGTGCAGAAGCACCTCGAGGCCGACACCGAGAATCTCGACAAGGTCGACCGCGAACTCTTCGTCAGCCTGCTGCACGGCACCCTCGAGAACGTCGAGTCGCTGCAGGCCTCGTTCGCAAAGCTGATCCACCGCCCGGTGAATGAACTGTCGCCGATCGAGCACGCCATCCTGCTGATGGGCGCACACGAACTGCGGCACAACCTCGAAACGCCCTACCGCGTGGTAATCAACGAAGCCATCGAACTGGCCAAGGGCTTTGGCGGCACCGACGGCCATCGCTTCGTCAACGGCGTGCTCGACAAGCTCGCTGCCAACATCCGCCCGGAAGAAGTCGAAGCCGCACGCGCAGCCAAGGGCTGA
- a CDS encoding ABC transporter ATP-binding protein, translating to MANTPNDAASAANTPKNKVLEIQDLCVSYGKVEALSNANLVVGEGQIVTVIGPNGAGKTTMLSAIMGVLGSRGQVQFDGNIESVPEVERMVARGMNLVPEKRELFGEMTVEDNLTLGAFQRYRMGHRDQAKTMEEVYTLFPRLKERRSQLAGTLSGGERQMLAVGRALMAKPKLLMLDEPSLGLAPLIVREIFRIIAELRKRGVSILLVEQNARAALQVADYAYVLETGAIAMEGPAVQLRDDPRVIEAYLGLGGKHQAMLAT from the coding sequence ATGGCAAACACACCGAACGACGCGGCAAGCGCGGCGAACACCCCGAAGAACAAGGTGCTCGAGATCCAGGACCTGTGCGTGTCCTACGGCAAGGTCGAGGCGCTCTCCAACGCCAACCTGGTGGTGGGCGAAGGCCAGATCGTGACCGTGATCGGCCCCAACGGCGCGGGCAAGACGACGATGCTGTCGGCCATCATGGGCGTGCTCGGCTCCAGGGGTCAGGTGCAGTTCGACGGCAACATCGAGTCGGTGCCCGAGGTCGAGCGCATGGTCGCGCGCGGCATGAACCTGGTGCCCGAGAAGCGCGAGCTCTTCGGCGAGATGACGGTGGAAGACAACCTCACGCTGGGCGCCTTCCAGCGCTACCGCATGGGGCACCGCGATCAGGCGAAGACGATGGAAGAGGTCTACACCCTGTTCCCGCGCCTGAAAGAAAGAAGAAGCCAGCTCGCCGGCACCCTGTCGGGCGGCGAGCGCCAGATGCTGGCGGTGGGCCGCGCGCTGATGGCCAAGCCCAAACTGCTGATGCTCGACGAGCCCAGCCTCGGGCTGGCGCCGCTGATCGTGCGCGAGATCTTTCGCATCATCGCCGAGCTGCGCAAGCGCGGGGTGTCGATCCTGCTGGTGGAGCAGAACGCACGGGCCGCGCTGCAGGTGGCCGACTACGCCTACGTGCTCGAGACCGGCGCGATCGCCATGGAAGGGCCTGCCGTGCAGCTGCGCGACGACCCCCGTGTGATCGAGGCCTACCTCGGACTCGGCGGCAAGCATCAGGCGATGCTGGCCACCTGA
- a CDS encoding histidine phosphatase family protein, translated as MRNLMTCLLLLFSTGAIADDESLWAALRAGGHVALMRHAPAPGIGDPAGFVLGDCSTQRNLSPAGRAQAATTGERLRAQGITRATIHSSRWCRCLDTARLLGLGPVIPTPALDSFFNERDHAAERSAAVRALVRDADTAAGPLILVTHQVNITALSGVYPASGELVVMRIAGDALELAGRIQPLP; from the coding sequence ATGAGAAACCTGATGACCTGCCTGTTGTTGCTGTTCAGCACAGGGGCGATCGCCGATGACGAATCCCTCTGGGCGGCCCTCCGTGCGGGCGGACATGTGGCGCTGATGCGCCATGCGCCCGCCCCCGGCATCGGAGACCCGGCGGGCTTCGTGCTCGGGGACTGCAGCACCCAGCGCAACCTCTCCCCCGCCGGGCGCGCTCAGGCCGCCACCACCGGCGAACGCTTGCGCGCGCAGGGCATCACCCGCGCCACCATCCACTCGAGTCGCTGGTGCCGCTGCCTCGACACCGCTCGCCTGCTCGGCCTCGGCCCGGTCATTCCGACGCCGGCGCTGGACTCCTTCTTCAACGAGCGCGATCACGCCGCGGAGCGCAGCGCCGCCGTGCGCGCCCTGGTGCGGGACGCGGACACCGCAGCGGGGCCACTGATCCTGGTCACCCACCAGGTGAACATCACGGCGCTGAGTGGGGTCTATCCGGCTTCGGGCGAACTCGTCGTCATGCGCATCGCCGGCGACGCGCTCGAACTCGCGGGCCGTATTCAGCCCTTGCCGTGA
- the ribH gene encoding 6,7-dimethyl-8-ribityllumazine synthase, protein MPRYENIHEYESDLNGKGLRIAVVMSRFNQDVCEGLLSACTAELLELGVAPDLIRIATVPGALEIPLVLQKLASSGKFDALIALGAVIRGETYHFELVSNEMGAAITRVGLDAGIPIANGVLTTEDDDQAIARTHEKGSDCARAAVEMANLMKVLP, encoded by the coding sequence ATGCCACGTTACGAAAACATCCATGAGTACGAAAGCGACCTGAACGGCAAGGGCCTGCGTATCGCAGTCGTCATGAGCCGTTTCAATCAGGACGTTTGCGAAGGCCTGCTGTCGGCCTGTACCGCAGAGCTGCTCGAGCTTGGCGTCGCACCCGATCTGATCCGCATCGCCACCGTTCCCGGCGCACTCGAAATCCCGCTGGTGCTGCAGAAACTCGCCAGCAGCGGCAAGTTCGACGCCCTGATCGCGCTCGGCGCGGTGATCCGTGGTGAAACCTACCACTTCGAACTGGTTTCGAACGAGATGGGCGCCGCCATCACCCGTGTCGGCCTCGACGCCGGCATCCCGATCGCCAACGGCGTGCTCACCACCGAGGACGACGACCAGGCCATCGCCCGTACGCACGAAAAGGGCAGCGACTGCGCCCGTGCGGCAGTCGAGATGGCCAATCTGATGAAGGTACTGCCATGA
- a CDS encoding hemerythrin domain-containing protein, with the protein MEALRIIQDEHQSLAAILHAIRHMIKEIGEGKLQPDFALLKAMVHYLDAYPEKKHHPKEDQYLFAILKKRTSEGAEAMARLEQEHAVGDDRIKALEAALHQYASGARDGFDAFSQAFERFAEFYRNHMLLEEHVILPLVKKYFTADDWAEAAAGFRENADPMAGTGDPATHEDFQRIFSRLVAAAPAPIGLGGGPYKAD; encoded by the coding sequence ATGGAAGCGCTGCGTATCATCCAGGACGAACATCAGTCGCTGGCGGCCATCCTTCACGCCATCCGTCACATGATCAAGGAGATCGGCGAAGGCAAGCTGCAGCCGGACTTCGCCCTGCTGAAGGCCATGGTGCACTATCTCGATGCCTATCCGGAGAAGAAGCACCACCCCAAGGAAGACCAGTACCTTTTCGCCATCCTCAAGAAGCGCACCAGCGAGGGCGCCGAGGCGATGGCGAGGCTCGAACAGGAGCACGCGGTGGGTGACGATCGAATCAAGGCGCTCGAGGCCGCACTGCATCAGTACGCAAGTGGCGCGCGCGACGGCTTCGACGCCTTCTCGCAGGCGTTCGAGCGCTTTGCCGAGTTCTATCGCAATCACATGCTGCTCGAAGAACACGTGATCCTGCCGCTGGTGAAGAAGTACTTCACCGCGGACGACTGGGCCGAGGCAGCGGCAGGTTTCCGCGAAAACGCCGATCCGATGGCGGGCACCGGCGATCCGGCCACGCACGAAGACTTTCAGCGAATCTTTTCCAGGCTCGTCGCGGCCGCGCCTGCACCGATCGGCCTCGGCGGCGGACCCTACAAGGCTGACTGA
- a CDS encoding HU family DNA-binding protein has translation MKSRKSMNKGEFVEALADRLDVSRAQADRALSSVLDIVAEQLSKGDKIAFTGFGSFEVSKRAARTGRNPQTGAAIEIAASSVPKFTAGATLKAAVNGK, from the coding sequence ATCAAATCGAGGAAAAGCATGAACAAAGGTGAATTCGTCGAAGCCCTGGCCGACCGTCTGGATGTTTCCCGCGCTCAGGCTGATCGCGCGCTGTCCTCCGTGCTCGACATTGTTGCCGAACAACTCTCCAAGGGCGACAAGATTGCCTTCACCGGCTTTGGTTCTTTCGAAGTGTCCAAGCGCGCTGCACGCACCGGTCGCAATCCGCAGACCGGCGCAGCCATCGAAATCGCCGCTTCCAGCGTGCCGAAGTTCACCGCTGGCGCAACGCTGAAGGCCGCCGTAAACGGCAAGTAA
- a CDS encoding ABC transporter permease subunit encodes MKSAAANNAFLSPRVMLVAFLGILLVAPLVLSPFYVTLLNYIGLYAMVALGLVLLTGVGGLTSFGQAAFVGLGAYTTGVLTTATELPGWLSWLGGSPWLALVVGLVFTATVAIVLGSLTLKLSGHFLPLGTIAWGISLYFLFGTMETLGGHTGLTGIPPISIFGWELDQGEEIFYLIWAFLLSAVLTTQNLLDSREGRAIRALKGGMVMAEAMGVNTSRSRMIIFVIAALHACASGWLYAHMQRFVNPTPFGLHIGIEYLFMAVVGGAGHVWGALVGAGVITILKQWLQDLLPRIFGASGNFEVIVFGLMMVLVLQRARDGLWPILTRFVPVKAKQKTIDPSAVALPRRTLPKVGERILEAKAVTRKFGGLVANNNMSLEVRAGEILALIGPNGAGKSTMFNQISGVDTPTSGEVLFMGKPVAGHNSREIAQMGMSRTFQHVKLLPTMTVLENVAIGAHLRGDKGVISSAWRMDREEEARLLAEAARQIERVGLADHMFDEAGSLALGQQRIMEIARALCSDPCLLLLDEPAAGLRFKEKQALGELLKKLKAEGMATLLVEHDMDFVMGLVDRVVVMEFGEKIAEGLPEDVQKDPAVLEAYLGGVE; translated from the coding sequence ATGAAATCCGCCGCTGCCAATAATGCCTTCCTGTCCCCGCGCGTGATGCTGGTCGCCTTCCTTGGCATCCTGCTCGTGGCACCGCTGGTGCTGTCGCCGTTCTACGTCACGCTGCTCAACTACATCGGCCTGTACGCGATGGTCGCGCTCGGGCTGGTGCTGCTCACCGGCGTGGGCGGACTCACCAGCTTCGGCCAGGCGGCCTTCGTTGGCCTCGGGGCCTACACCACCGGGGTGCTCACCACCGCGACCGAACTGCCGGGCTGGCTGTCGTGGCTGGGCGGCTCGCCGTGGCTGGCGCTGGTGGTCGGGCTGGTATTTACCGCGACCGTGGCCATCGTGCTCGGCTCGCTCACGCTCAAGCTCTCGGGCCACTTCCTGCCGCTGGGCACGATCGCGTGGGGCATCTCGCTGTATTTCCTGTTCGGCACCATGGAGACGCTGGGCGGCCACACCGGTCTCACCGGCATTCCGCCGATCTCGATCTTCGGCTGGGAGCTCGATCAGGGGGAGGAGATCTTCTACCTGATCTGGGCCTTCCTGCTGTCGGCCGTGCTCACCACGCAGAACCTGCTCGACTCGCGCGAAGGCCGTGCGATCCGCGCCCTGAAGGGCGGCATGGTGATGGCCGAAGCGATGGGGGTGAACACCTCGCGCTCGCGCATGATCATCTTCGTCATCGCCGCGCTGCACGCCTGCGCCTCGGGCTGGCTGTATGCGCACATGCAGCGCTTCGTGAACCCAACCCCGTTCGGGCTGCACATCGGCATCGAGTACCTGTTCATGGCCGTGGTCGGCGGTGCCGGTCACGTGTGGGGTGCGCTGGTCGGTGCCGGTGTGATCACCATCCTCAAGCAGTGGCTGCAGGATCTGCTGCCGCGCATCTTCGGGGCCAGCGGCAACTTCGAGGTGATCGTGTTCGGCCTGATGATGGTGCTCGTGCTGCAGCGTGCCCGCGACGGCCTGTGGCCCATCCTCACCCGCTTCGTGCCGGTGAAGGCGAAGCAGAAGACCATCGACCCCAGTGCGGTCGCCCTGCCACGGCGCACGCTGCCCAAGGTGGGCGAGCGCATCCTCGAAGCCAAGGCGGTGACGCGAAAGTTTGGCGGGCTGGTGGCCAACAACAACATGAGCCTGGAGGTGCGCGCAGGCGAGATCCTCGCGCTCATCGGCCCCAACGGTGCGGGCAAGAGCACGATGTTCAACCAGATCTCGGGCGTCGATACCCCGACCTCGGGCGAGGTGCTGTTCATGGGCAAGCCGGTGGCCGGCCACAACTCGCGCGAGATCGCGCAGATGGGCATGAGCCGCACCTTTCAGCATGTGAAGCTGCTGCCAACCATGACCGTGCTCGAGAACGTCGCCATCGGCGCGCACCTGCGCGGCGACAAGGGCGTGATCAGCTCGGCCTGGCGCATGGACCGCGAGGAAGAGGCCCGCCTGCTGGCCGAAGCCGCGCGTCAGATCGAACGCGTGGGCCTCGCGGACCACATGTTCGACGAAGCCGGCAGCCTCGCCCTCGGTCAGCAGCGCATCATGGAGATCGCCCGCGCGCTGTGCTCCGACCCCTGCCTGCTGCTGCTCGACGAACCGGCAGCCGGCCTGCGCTTCAAGGAGAAGCAGGCGCTCGGCGAGCTGCTGAAGAAACTCAAGGCCGAAGGCATGGCCACGCTGCTGGTCGAACACGACATGGACTTCGTCATGGGCCTGGTCGACCGGGTGGTGGTGATGGAGTTTGGCGAGAAGATCGCCGAAGGCCTGCCCGAAGACGTGCAGAAAGACCCCGCAGTGCTTGAAGCCTATCTGGGTGGGGTGGAGTGA
- the cutA gene encoding divalent-cation tolerance protein CutA has translation MTPNLIVLTNLPDQPAADALAGHLVARRLAACVNILAPCTSVYRWRGETERSTEVPMLIKTTAARYAALEAAILEAHPYELPEIVAVPIELGLAAYLGWIENETAPDAPAS, from the coding sequence ATGACTCCGAACCTGATCGTCCTCACCAACCTGCCCGACCAGCCTGCGGCCGATGCGCTCGCCGGCCACCTGGTCGCCCGGCGCCTGGCCGCCTGCGTCAACATCCTTGCCCCCTGCACATCGGTGTATCGCTGGCGGGGCGAAACCGAGCGCAGCACCGAGGTGCCGATGCTGATCAAGACCACTGCCGCGCGCTACGCCGCGCTCGAGGCGGCAATCCTTGAAGCGCACCCTTACGAACTTCCCGAGATTGTTGCAGTCCCTATCGAGCTTGGCCTCGCCGCCTACCTCGGCTGGATCGAGAACGAAACCGCGCCCGACGCACCCGCCTCCTGA